From a region of the Nonlabens sp. Hel1_33_55 genome:
- the recO gene encoding DNA repair protein RecO codes for MIVNTPAIVLSTIKYGEADLIARIYTKKLGTQSYMLKGIRKSRKGKLRVSLFQPLTQLEIQTQHKGKGSLEYIKEATTSFTYVNIPVDIAKSCVALFFGEVLSQLLTEQQPDEQLYDYLSTIFEYLDQTDHTANFTLKALLDMSELMGFGIDKSTIGFPYLNMLDGSFDNNGLQPHHLNQEESSLMKAFIGTKIDAIHTIKINRNQRTALLNLVLDYFKIHLHTFKKPNSLDILKQLFDS; via the coding sequence ATGATCGTTAATACGCCAGCCATCGTGCTGTCTACCATCAAATATGGTGAGGCAGATCTTATTGCCAGAATCTACACTAAGAAGTTGGGTACGCAAAGTTATATGCTCAAAGGCATACGTAAGTCGCGTAAGGGAAAATTGCGAGTTTCTTTGTTCCAACCTTTGACGCAATTAGAGATACAGACACAGCATAAAGGCAAAGGATCACTAGAGTATATTAAAGAAGCTACCACTAGCTTCACTTATGTCAATATACCTGTGGATATTGCAAAAAGTTGCGTGGCGCTTTTCTTTGGTGAGGTACTATCCCAATTGCTGACTGAACAGCAACCGGACGAACAGCTCTATGATTACCTAAGTACCATATTTGAATACCTTGATCAGACAGATCATACCGCAAACTTTACGCTCAAAGCGCTATTGGATATGAGCGAATTAATGGGTTTTGGTATCGATAAATCAACGATTGGTTTTCCGTATTTAAATATGTTGGATGGTAGTTTTGATAATAATGGCTTGCAACCACATCATCTAAATCAAGAGGAAAGTTCTTTGATGAAGGCGTTCATTGGTACAAAAATTGATGCTATCCACACCATTAAGATTAACCGAAACCAACGTACGGCGCTTTTAAATTTAGTGTTGGATTATTTTAAAATCCACCTGCACACATTTAAAAAACCTAATTCTTTGGATATCCTGAAACAGCTTTTCGATTCGTGA
- a CDS encoding T9SS type A sorting domain-containing protein encodes MKFKLILFLLIAGMANAQDFTNQWTGLFSFNQIIDIEQTDQRIYAASENAVFVYEIASRTFNTITTVNGLSGDEISQIIYRESDDQLVIGYENGLLQIVQDDEVLDVVAIRDKQVIDPDRKRINEFKANGELLYIATDFGIAIYDLDRLEFNDTYFIGENGAQLRVRSIEIFDGFLYAATNDAGIRRADISDPFLIDFTNWNQLNMGAYDEVTALETQIFAIDTGGTLFRLTGDIFTNTGYRFPSRTVDATVSGNELSVTGAGYLQILDANENLLNDIRNIDGGPYRFTAGNSNSNSIYVGTLENGMIRLNRQNTVTPEFIVADGPTRNRAFSLTTAPNTLWVGYGDYSLLYNPFPLEQFGVSRLIEDEWTNFTPDDVLNINSISSIAINPDITDEVYLNSMHNGVLEFVDGIAETLYGIDNSSLSQIDVPGYTGPDFVRIPASEFDRQGNLWVLSSLVEDPINRRTPAGQWTSFDVSEFIPTIDGSSTTKLAITNAGNIIFGTVDNGVIAFDPNENRFGNLREEIQEGNLTGNYVSEVTLDQNEQLWIGSNRGLRVFFNANSILSENPNDARAIIIEDQNGIPRELLKDEAILDIEVDGNNRKWIATASSGAFLFSPSGQETIFQFTKDNSPLPSNGVNDIAIDNTTGQVYFATNNGIVAFQGDRSSPPSEDLENVFAFPNPVKPEFDGNVTIDGLTDRARIKITDIEGNLVFEVVSQGGSVQWDTTNFSGSRVSSGVYMLLISTDDNVETTVSKIMIIR; translated from the coding sequence ATGAAGTTCAAACTCATTTTATTTTTATTGATAGCAGGAATGGCAAATGCTCAAGATTTCACCAATCAGTGGACTGGGCTTTTCTCATTCAATCAAATTATTGACATAGAGCAAACAGATCAACGAATCTATGCAGCTAGTGAAAATGCCGTGTTTGTCTATGAAATAGCATCTCGCACTTTCAACACTATCACAACAGTCAACGGTTTAAGTGGTGATGAGATCTCACAAATAATTTATCGAGAAAGCGATGACCAGTTAGTGATAGGTTATGAAAACGGTTTGCTGCAAATCGTTCAGGATGACGAGGTGCTAGATGTAGTGGCGATAAGAGATAAACAAGTTATTGATCCTGACCGTAAACGCATTAATGAATTTAAGGCTAATGGTGAGCTTTTGTATATCGCAACAGATTTTGGTATTGCGATATATGATTTGGATAGGTTGGAGTTTAACGACACTTATTTTATAGGTGAAAATGGTGCGCAGTTACGCGTGCGATCAATTGAGATTTTTGATGGATTTTTATATGCCGCAACAAATGATGCTGGTATTAGAAGAGCAGATATTTCAGACCCATTCCTTATCGATTTTACAAACTGGAACCAACTTAATATGGGCGCCTATGATGAGGTAACGGCACTAGAAACTCAAATATTTGCAATTGATACTGGTGGTACGTTATTTAGACTAACAGGAGACATCTTTACAAACACAGGATATAGATTTCCATCCAGAACTGTGGATGCAACTGTATCAGGAAACGAGCTAAGCGTTACAGGAGCTGGTTACTTACAAATTTTAGATGCTAATGAAAATCTTCTGAATGACATTAGAAACATTGATGGAGGTCCTTATAGGTTTACCGCGGGCAATTCTAATTCTAACAGTATTTATGTAGGTACTTTAGAAAATGGAATGATACGATTGAATAGACAGAATACTGTGACTCCAGAATTCATTGTTGCAGATGGTCCAACTAGAAATCGCGCCTTTTCGCTAACGACCGCACCCAACACATTATGGGTTGGATACGGTGATTACAGCCTTTTGTATAACCCGTTTCCATTAGAGCAGTTTGGTGTTAGCAGATTGATTGAAGATGAGTGGACCAATTTTACTCCAGATGATGTTCTGAATATCAACAGTATTTCAAGTATCGCAATTAATCCAGATATTACAGATGAGGTTTACTTGAATAGTATGCACAATGGAGTATTGGAATTTGTGGATGGAATCGCAGAAACTTTATACGGAATCGATAATAGTTCTCTATCACAGATTGATGTGCCTGGTTACACAGGTCCAGATTTTGTGCGTATTCCTGCAAGTGAGTTTGATAGACAAGGAAATCTTTGGGTATTAAGTAGTCTGGTGGAAGATCCTATCAATCGCAGGACACCTGCTGGACAATGGACCTCATTTGATGTGTCAGAATTCATTCCTACTATCGATGGATCAAGCACGACAAAATTGGCTATCACTAATGCAGGGAATATCATTTTTGGTACAGTTGATAACGGCGTGATAGCTTTTGATCCCAATGAAAACAGGTTTGGAAATCTTAGAGAAGAGATCCAAGAAGGAAATCTTACCGGTAATTATGTTAGTGAGGTAACCTTAGATCAGAACGAGCAGTTGTGGATAGGAAGTAATAGAGGCTTACGCGTTTTCTTTAATGCCAATAGCATCCTTTCAGAAAATCCAAACGATGCTAGAGCAATAATTATTGAGGATCAAAATGGAATTCCCAGAGAGTTATTAAAGGACGAAGCTATTTTGGATATTGAGGTAGATGGTAATAATAGAAAATGGATAGCGACGGCAAGTTCTGGTGCATTTCTTTTCTCACCTTCTGGTCAGGAAACAATCTTTCAATTTACTAAGGATAATTCGCCGCTGCCTTCAAATGGGGTGAATGATATCGCTATTGACAATACTACAGGACAAGTTTATTTTGCTACAAATAATGGAATTGTTGCTTTCCAAGGTGATCGCTCAAGTCCACCTTCTGAAGATTTAGAAAATGTGTTTGCTTTCCCAAACCCTGTTAAACCAGAATTTGATGGAAATGTAACCATCGACGGACTGACAGATCGTGCTCGTATTAAAATTACCGATATAGAAGGGAACTTGGTTTTTGAAGTCGTGTCTCAAGGTGGAAGCGTTCAATGGGATACTACCAATTTTAGTGGTAGCAGGGTTTCATCTGGTGTTTACATGCTGCTCATTTCTACTGATGATAATGTAGAAACCACAGTTTCCAAAATAATGATCATACGCTAA